In Vigna unguiculata cultivar IT97K-499-35 chromosome 3, ASM411807v1, whole genome shotgun sequence, a single genomic region encodes these proteins:
- the LOC114176656 gene encoding type IV inositol polyphosphate 5-phosphatase 9-like — protein MWPTLVANKIFKKRLGSTNFIADYPSCKEPLLGIVDFDHNSRSIHNDHKGTQKCKVFVSTWNVGGIAPEEDLNIDDLLETCNDSCDIYILGFQEIVPLKASNVLGSENNDISMKWNSIIREALNKKSHKRRGKDQSDGENLQNKCLNEKEKSAKFCEAPHDDVQCIISKQMVGIFISVWTRRDLCPFIRHPSVSCVGCGIMGCLGNKGSVSVRFQLHETSFCFVCSHLASGGREGDEKYRNSNVTEIFSRTSFPRGPLLDLPRTILDHDHVILLGDLNYRISLPEETTRLLVEKGDWDSLLENDQLKMELMSGNTLRGWHEGAIEFAPTYKYCPNSDIYYGCFYQGKKVEKRRAPAWCDRIVWHGEGLKQVEYTRIESKLSDHRPVKAMFTAEVRVLPKFMKNLQSLFLSERFDQIKTPFEVSTTDDFVRTKRSSFRL, from the exons ATGTGGCCTACATTAGTGGCTAATAAGATATTCAAGAAGCGACTAGGAAGCACCAACTTTATAGCAGATTATCCTAGTTGTAAAGAACCCTTGCTGGGTATTGTAGACTTTGATCACAACTCAAGATCCATTCATAATGATCACAAGGGCACACAGaaatgcaa GGTATTTGTTAGTACATGGAACGTAGGTGGGATTGCACCAGAAGAAGATTTGAATATAGATGATTTATTGGAGACATGCAACGACTCTTGTGACATCTATATACTAGG gTTTCAAGAAATAGTGCCTCTAAAAGCATCAAACGTATTGGGATCAGAAAACAATGATATTTCCATGAAATGGAATTCCATAATCAGGGAAGCTCTGAACAAGAAATCACATAAGAGGAGGGGTAAAGATCAAAGTGATGGTGAAAATCTGCAGAATAAGTGTCtgaatgagaaagaaaaatcagCTAAGTTCTGTGAAGCTCCACATGATGATGTTCAATGCATCATTAGCAAGCAAATGGTTGGAATATTCATATCTGTGTGGACAAGAAGAGATCTTTGTCCATTCATTCGGCATCCAAGTGTGTCATGTGTAGGTTGTGGCATAATGGGGTGCTTAGGAAACAAG GGTTCTGTATCAGTGAGATTTCAGTTACATGAAACAAGCTTCTGCTTTGTGTGCAGTCATTTAGCTTCAGGTGGCAGAGAAGGGGATGAGAAATACAGAAACTCTAATGTTACTGAAATTTTTTCCAGGACAAGCTTTCCCAGAGGCCCTTTGCTTGATTTGCCAAGAACCATTCTTGACCATGA TCATGTAATATTGCTGGGAGATTTAAACTACAGAATTTCTCTACCAGAAGAAACCACACGTTTGCTTGTTGAAAAAGGAGACTGGGATTCCTTATTAGAAAATGatcag TTAAAAATGGAGCTAATGAGTGGAAACACGTTGAGAGGGTGGCATGAAGGAGCAATAGAATTTGCACCAACCTACAAATATTGTCCGAATTCAGACATTTACTATGGTTGTTTCTACCAGGGGAAAAAGGTAGAGAAGAGAAGAGCACCAGCATG GTGCGATCGAATAGTGTGGCATGGAGAGGGTCTAAAGCAAGTTGAGTACACTCGAATTGAATCAAAACTATCAGATCACAGACCTGTTAAGGCAATGTTTACGGCAGAAGTCAGGGTTTTACCGAAGTTCATGAAAAACTTGCAAAGCTTGTTCTTATCAGAAAGATTCGACCAAATTAAAACACCCTTTGAAGTTTCCACCACTGATGATTTTGTACGTACCAAACGATCTAGCTTCCGGCTATGA